One window from the genome of Bacillus rossius redtenbacheri isolate Brsri chromosome 12, Brsri_v3, whole genome shotgun sequence encodes:
- the LOC134537601 gene encoding uncharacterized protein LOC134537601 gives MRACAGLANYRRCFGTMTGLSSSSTTMAALPLLLLCWASLAGAISRKIITPADTFPVEATHFSQVSFPHRTGPSLSPLQQAHILDDVRQHRFRHAALPPPQEPLLFARPQFFGNPAGSFQVELQKSITDSDQIKVQLEQERLRELKALEEARLAQEELIRAYQQTTTTESQRQTLPGSDKTFGDKTEPTPRGQASSTEETARSAKNITSTALGSLRGHQPRAMTRFRFVEERNQIPIINHVRSTTRASPVEGRVQRPLSIGDSDDQDYRSNDFKSPSERERQKQLQDLLRNQFRGQLIQRQELLKRLKQVVSEPITQPDNQQTPEPVVRSTNSSFPLILADGQNLQFLQTPGGNIPFQLPSGGNFDIKTIVLPATESTPTQSTKQPRILFEDLTKGVLPPGAEFEVIRQKQDGGLEEVGKIPQDLPEKKVTFVFLEEQPDGTVKVQGVRGNSDGDTGDSKPPTIDVDSILKKLQEEKFKSSSSTNFPSRLQEIKSASTNSPGSSPEESINSPSLVAQASSNSLAPSTPIVKNYHTTPNPQSISPSVSYFATTNNILPPDNPQNHQSTHTPVIGSPQPLPTANNQQGSIVPYFVSNPPVYNQGPVGNFNNPPVNPVYNPNPPAQSQQQVVQPQQGSPGVPQQPLFNGHNQFVPNPAPIPQIANTQYTTALFPINHQPAAANHFLPTVPSQVSSAQQSFPQSPNSIAPTSPEALGSPGEQQEHLASHSSHKDVDGGPRGAGKKRQKNRFRATHATTTPLPDLEEDDIQVQPKQSSAASLTQIMKEEGLFAMARFLRESGLDDILNDTGPYTIFAPTDKAFRSLLVQLGGPEKADEKFKENPRLLSGLLLHHVIPGSFPLDSLQDEMTGVSLAGTQLRVNTYTSQDVEWNNVKVVAINGARVSRDKHDIEVPQGVAHAVDRVMFPLPVGSLLQTLQTDREHRFAKFLRVVQAADLASLLAGSKVHTLFAPTDRAFSAVSPADLERIAADRELSQALVYRHLAPGSLYTAGMRFFQVRDSLERGHAVTISKSGGQVKVNNSKVLTHNIPATNGVIHVIDGLL, from the exons GTGTCGTTCCCGCACAGGACCGGGCCCTCGCTGTCCCCGCTGCAGCAGGCCCACATCCTGGACGACGTCCGGCAGCACAGGTTCCGACACGCGGCCCTGCCCCCTCCTCAGGAGCCGCTGCTCTTCGCCCGCCCCCAGTTCTTCGGGAACCCCGCGGGCTCCTTCCAGGTGGAGCTGCAGAAGTCCATCACCGACTCGGACCAGATCAAGGTGCAGCTGGAGCAGGAGCGCCTCAGGGAGCTGAAGGCCCTCGAGGAAGCCAGGCTGGCTCAGGAGGAGCTGATCAGGGCGTACCAGCAGACCACCACGACGGAGTCCCAGAGACAGACGCTCCCGGGCTCCGACAAGACTTTCGGGGACAAGACCGAGCCGACGCCGAGAGGCCAGGCGTCGAGCACCGAGGAAACAGCGAGAAGCGCCAAGAACATCACCAGCACGGCGCTGGGCAGCCTCAGGGGACACCAGCCCAGAGCGATGACCAGATTCAGGTTCGTGGAAGAACGGAACCAAATCCCGATCATAAACCACGTCAGGTCGACCACGCGTGCTTCGCCCGTCGAGGGAAGGGTTCAGAGACCCCTCTCGATAGGAGACAGCGACGATCAAGATTACAGATCAAACGACTTCAAATCCCCGAGCGAAAGGGAACGCCAGAAACAGTTGCAGGACCTGCTTAGGAACCAGTTCCGAGGCCAGCTCATACAGAGGCAAGAGCTACTGAAGAGGCTCAAGCAAGTTGTGTCAGAACCCATCACACAGCCTGATAATCAGCAGACTCCAGAACCAGTCGTTAGGTCTACCAATAGTTCTTTCCCGTTGATATTAGCAGATGGCCAGAATCTACAATTTCTACAAACTCCAGGGGGGAATATACCATTTCAGTTACCAAGCGGAGGAAATTTCGACATAAAGACAATTGTTTTACCAGCTACAGAATCGACGCCCACGCAATCAACGAAACAACCAAGAATTCTTTTCGAAGATCTCACCAAGGGAGTTTTGCCCCCAGGTGCGGAGTTCGAAGTTATTCGACAAAAACAGGATGGGGGCCTAGAAGAAGTTGGGAAGATTCCTCAAGATCTGCCGGAAAAGAAGGTTACATTTGTGTTCTTAGAGGAGCAGCCCGATGGCACTGTGAAAGTTCAGGGCGTGCGTGGAAACAGCGATGGGGATACTGGAGATTCTAAACCACCAACGATCGACGTCGATTCAATTCTTAAGAAACTGCAAGAAGAAAAGTTTAAGTCTTCTTCATCTACGAACTTCCCTTCCAGGCTGCAAGAAATTAAGTCGGCCAGCACAAACTCTCCAGGAAGTTCTCCCGAGGAGTCGATAAATTCTCCTTCTCTTGTTGCACAGGCATCTTCAAACTCTTTAGCTCCTTCCACTCCCATAGTGAAAAATTACCACACAACGCCCAACCCGCAGTCCATAAGTCCTTCTGTTTCATATTTCGCGACAACTAACAACATTCTGCCACCAGATAATCCTCAGAACCACCAGTCGACCCACACCCCAGTAATAGGATCTCCTCAACCACTGCCGACTGCAAACAATCAGCAAGGGTCTATTGTGCCATATTTCGTTAGCAATCCCCCAGTGTACAATCAAGGACCCGTTGGAAATTTCAACAACCCTCCGGTCAACCCGGTGTACAACCCAAACCCGCCGGCGCAGTCCCAGCAGCAAGTGGTTCAGCCACAGCAAGGGTCACCCGGCGTGCCTCAGCAGCCCTTGTTCAACGGCCACAACCAGTTCGTCCCCAACCCTGCGCCCATCCCCCAGATCGCCAACACGCAGTACACCACGGCGCTCTTCCCGATCAACCACCAGCCTGCCGCCGCCAACCACTTCCTTCCCACGGTGCCCAGCCAGGTGAGCTCCGCGCAGCAGTCCTTCCCCCAGAGCCCCAACAGCATAGCCCCGACGTCGCCCGAGGCCCTAGGCAGTCCCGGCGAGCAGCAGGAGCACCTGGCCAGCCACAGCTCGCACAAGGACGTGGACGGCGGTCCGCGCGGCGCGGGCAAGAAGCGGCAGAAGAACCGCTTCAGGGCGACGCACGCCACCACCACGCCTCTGCCCGACCTCGAGGAGGACGACATACAGGTGCAGCCGAAGCAGTCGTCCGCCGCTTCCCTCACGCAGATCATGAAGGAGGAGGGGTTGTTCGCGATGGCCCGCTTCCTGAGGGAGTCTGGTCTCGACGACATTCTCAATGATACAG GACCGTACACCATATTCGCGCCGACGGACAAGGCATTCCGCTCGCTGCTGGTGCAGCTGGGAGGTCCCGAGAAGGCTGACGAGAAGTTCAAAGAAAACCCGCGCCTGCTCAGCGGG CTGCTGCTGCATCACGTGATCCCTGGCTCGTTCCCACTGGACAGCCTGCAGGACGAGATGACCGGCGTGAGTCTGGCCGGCACGCAGCTCCGGGTCAACACCTACACCTCCCAGGACGTCGAGTGGAACAACGTGAAG GTGGTGGCCATCAACGGCGCGCGCGTCTCGCGCGACAAGCACGACATCGAGGTGCCGCAGGGCGTGGCGCACGCCGTGGACCGGGTCATGTTCCCGCTGCCCGTGGGCAGCCTGCTGCAGACCCTGCAGACGGACCGCGAGCACCGCTTCGCCAAGTTCCTGCGCGTGGTGCAGGCCGCCGACCTCGCGTCGCTGCTCGCAG GCAGCAAGGTGCACACGCTGTTCGCGCCGACGGACCGCGCCTTCTCCGCCGTCAGCCCCGCCGACCTGGAGCGCATCGCGGCGGACCGCGAGCTGTCCCAGGCGCTGGTGTACCGCCACCTGGCGCCCGGGTCGCTCTACACGGCCGGCATGCGCTTCTTCCAGGTGCGCGACAGCCTGGAGCGCGGCCACGCCGTCACCATCAGCAAGTCCGGCG GGCAAGTGAAGGTGAACAATTCCAAAGTGCTGACTCACAACATCCCAGCAACGAACGGAGTCATCCACGTGATAGACGGGCTTCTCTAG